The following coding sequences lie in one Fimbriimonadaceae bacterium genomic window:
- the grpE gene encoding nucleotide exchange factor GrpE: MSEETVPIEETQPEEQQTAPDSTPESETIAALLKQIEDLTKERDDMKDQLLRGMADHQNFRRRIMQEREKDRVLATQDLIRDLLPVLDNFERTLAALAAGASVESITEGVLNVDRQLRNVLEGRQLVRIKAMGQPFDPNKHEAIAVEESEDHPDNTVLQELEAGYTMSDTVIRPARVKVTKRP; this comes from the coding sequence ATGTCTGAGGAAACAGTTCCTATCGAAGAAACCCAGCCCGAAGAGCAGCAAACCGCCCCGGATTCGACGCCCGAGAGCGAAACGATTGCCGCGTTGCTCAAACAGATTGAAGACCTTACCAAAGAGCGCGATGACATGAAGGATCAGCTCTTGCGGGGAATGGCCGACCACCAAAACTTTCGACGGCGGATCATGCAGGAGCGAGAGAAGGATCGTGTGCTTGCCACACAGGATCTGATTCGCGACCTCCTTCCGGTGCTTGACAACTTTGAAAGGACGCTTGCCGCTCTCGCAGCAGGGGCTAGCGTCGAATCGATCACCGAAGGGGTCTTGAACGTGGATCGCCAGCTAAGAAACGTGCTCGAAGGCAGACAGCTTGTGCGAATCAAAGCGATGGGTCAACCTTTCGACCCGAACAAGCACGAAGCGATTGCCGTCGAGGAGTCGGAAGACCATCCCGATAACACCGTTTTGCAGGAGCTTGAAGCGGGGTACACGATGTCGGACACGGTAATACGTCCGGCACGCGTCAAGGTGACGAAAAGGCCGTGA
- the glmM gene encoding phosphoglucosamine mutase translates to MSKKHFGTDGIRGVANVKLTPELAFDLGQAAGRYLISKKLSRNIVVGRDTRQSGPMLGAAMGAGFCSVGVNVTAVGVVPTPTISYIVRNEDYGMGVVISASHNPAPDNGIKLFGHDGKKLPDEVEIEIESLMESRIENRPVGDKVGYLKSSRASVEAYLSFLVGLVPEKLTGMKVAVDAAHGAAYELAPEVLIRLGAEVFLTGAEPDGMNINEEGGATKPSTIQVFTQEVGADVGVAFDGDADRAIFSDEKGALINGDRTLGLWSAHWRKFGGLEPAVVIGTVMSNGGFAKYMADQEIELIRAAVGDKYVAQKIAETGAKIGGEQSGHIIFPECGPTGDGLVTLLQVLRVLKRENRPASAFSADYEPWPQLLVNVSVADKDTWKEPAAVQQALQDGEKALGERGRLVVRASGTQPMVRVMVEADEYPLRDQVTDAIVNALMEHSGGSIYSRVDLTHALGD, encoded by the coding sequence GTGAGCAAGAAGCATTTCGGCACGGACGGCATCCGTGGTGTTGCCAATGTCAAGCTCACTCCCGAGCTCGCCTTCGACCTGGGTCAAGCCGCCGGGCGCTATCTCATCTCCAAAAAGCTGAGCCGGAACATCGTCGTGGGCAGAGACACACGCCAAAGCGGTCCTATGCTTGGCGCCGCGATGGGCGCTGGCTTTTGTTCGGTGGGTGTGAACGTCACGGCCGTTGGCGTGGTGCCAACCCCCACCATCTCATACATCGTCCGCAACGAAGATTATGGGATGGGCGTGGTGATCTCAGCGAGTCACAACCCCGCCCCCGACAACGGCATCAAGCTCTTTGGACATGACGGGAAAAAGCTCCCCGACGAAGTCGAAATCGAGATTGAGTCTTTGATGGAGAGCCGGATCGAGAATCGTCCCGTGGGCGATAAAGTCGGCTATCTCAAGTCGAGCCGGGCCAGTGTGGAGGCTTATCTCTCCTTCTTGGTTGGTCTCGTGCCCGAAAAGCTGACTGGGATGAAAGTCGCTGTGGATGCAGCGCATGGCGCAGCCTATGAGCTTGCTCCCGAAGTGTTGATCCGACTCGGCGCGGAGGTCTTCCTCACTGGAGCCGAGCCCGACGGGATGAACATCAACGAAGAGGGCGGAGCCACCAAGCCTTCGACGATCCAAGTATTCACCCAAGAGGTCGGAGCCGATGTTGGCGTGGCTTTCGATGGCGATGCCGACCGCGCGATCTTTAGCGACGAGAAAGGCGCATTGATCAATGGCGACCGAACCCTCGGACTATGGAGCGCCCATTGGCGCAAGTTCGGCGGTCTAGAGCCAGCCGTTGTCATTGGCACCGTCATGAGCAATGGCGGCTTCGCCAAATACATGGCAGACCAAGAGATTGAACTGATCCGTGCTGCTGTCGGAGACAAGTATGTGGCCCAAAAGATCGCCGAGACTGGAGCCAAGATCGGTGGAGAGCAGAGCGGGCACATCATCTTCCCAGAGTGTGGCCCCACCGGCGACGGCTTGGTGACCCTCCTTCAAGTGCTCCGTGTTCTCAAGCGTGAGAACCGCCCCGCGTCGGCATTCTCTGCCGACTACGAGCCTTGGCCTCAGCTTTTGGTCAACGTCAGCGTGGCGGACAAGGACACTTGGAAAGAGCCAGCGGCAGTCCAGCAGGCCCTGCAAGACGGCGAAAAGGCATTGGGAGAGCGGGGAAGACTTGTCGTTAGGGCAAGCGGCACCCAGCCGATGGTTCGCGTGATGGTCGAGGCGGATGAATACCCCTTGCGTGACCAAGTCACCGATGCGATTGTCAACGCTTTAATGGAGCATTCCGGCGGTTCGATCTATAGCCGGGTAGATTTGACGCATGCTCTTGGCGATTAG
- a CDS encoding type III pantothenate kinase, which yields MLLAISAGNTNLKMAAHYGARWHGPWALPTYATNDIKILSKWYHNNVICSLPSAPEKAAFLSVVPSVTPIVEQFLNDEGIPCCQLTSDVYNSLGLGNSIPETTGADRIANVLAAKDRFGSPAIAVDFGTATTITAINAQGEFAGGAILPGVDLQIRSLNQGTAQLPEVPVEIQDSVLGRVTVSAIQSGVVKGHLKAVQGLLLEVCAELGVKPGQEPPIVCTGGRAAFYAEHSPLLKSFDPFLTFEGLRLASAIQVR from the coding sequence ATGCTCTTGGCGATTAGCGCCGGAAATACAAATCTCAAAATGGCGGCCCATTATGGGGCGCGGTGGCATGGTCCGTGGGCTCTTCCAACCTACGCTACAAATGACATCAAAATACTATCAAAGTGGTATCATAATAATGTCATTTGTAGCCTGCCTTCGGCGCCCGAAAAGGCAGCCTTTCTTTCGGTTGTTCCATCGGTCACTCCAATCGTCGAACAATTCCTCAATGACGAAGGAATCCCCTGTTGCCAACTGACTAGCGATGTCTACAACTCGCTCGGATTGGGCAACTCTATCCCCGAAACCACCGGCGCAGACCGCATCGCCAACGTCCTCGCCGCAAAGGATCGATTTGGCTCGCCAGCCATTGCGGTGGACTTTGGCACCGCAACAACCATCACGGCGATCAATGCTCAAGGAGAGTTCGCAGGGGGCGCGATCTTGCCGGGAGTCGACTTACAAATCCGCTCGCTGAACCAAGGAACGGCGCAGTTGCCGGAAGTGCCGGTGGAGATTCAGGACTCGGTTTTGGGGAGGGTCACGGTGTCGGCGATCCAGTCGGGGGTTGTCAAAGGACATCTAAAAGCGGTTCAGGGGCTGTTGCTGGAAGTTTGTGCTGAGTTAGGAGTCAAACCTGGGCAGGAGCCACCCATCGTCTGTACGGGCGGCAGAGCGGCTTTTTATGCGGAACACAGTCCGTTGTTGAAGAGTTTCGATCCGTTCTTGACGTTTGAGGGGCTGCGATTGGCCTCTGCAATCCAGGTCAGATAG
- a CDS encoding caspase family protein, with product MMRRLIFAAVLFGVAASAMSQSWSNAYEKGLSEARAGNWASARTAFKQAAAYRPDDVSGPTFLPGPATERRQWREGASYSPNFLGAYSGYRQAAGMNPGPERTDLYQKVAAEFEILITKGQHSYETFYFLNVIYGSTGERQKQEQLDTKFGEVQSKMSWKVDTEVVAPEEMGEIGRMKGQAPPQQPANTGGAGNTGGTGNTGGANTGGGTVSNPGLGMKVAPLANKYALVIGNSESKLAGNSVPFASANAQAIRLALTTNGGYAEANVDVVLNATAAQIKTSAEALASRIPDGATIFIYFAGAGTNIEGKDFLAGVDTELSTDTSSMVAKSDIYRFFLLKGARIFAFFEANRPINGGRYFGMEVPTFGSVAQGQATMPGENVFSYVRNGQEIGIYADSITHVLGDFRSNRIPISEFGWQVFYRMKGGGTSARGGGGSPQTPTLPYLTLMSSDAQF from the coding sequence ATGATGCGTCGTTTGATTTTTGCTGCAGTTTTGTTTGGGGTTGCCGCTTCTGCGATGTCGCAGTCGTGGAGCAATGCCTATGAAAAAGGGTTGAGTGAGGCAAGAGCCGGAAATTGGGCATCTGCGCGCACGGCGTTCAAGCAAGCCGCCGCTTACAGGCCCGACGATGTATCCGGTCCGACCTTTTTGCCAGGCCCTGCAACCGAGCGCCGTCAATGGCGTGAGGGTGCATCCTACTCGCCGAACTTCTTAGGCGCTTATTCGGGCTATCGTCAGGCTGCTGGAATGAACCCCGGTCCCGAGAGAACAGACCTTTATCAAAAGGTTGCTGCAGAGTTTGAAATTCTGATCACAAAGGGTCAGCACAGCTACGAAACCTTCTACTTCCTCAACGTGATCTACGGCTCTACCGGCGAGCGCCAAAAGCAGGAGCAATTGGACACCAAGTTTGGCGAAGTCCAAAGCAAAATGAGCTGGAAGGTCGATACCGAAGTCGTCGCCCCTGAAGAGATGGGCGAGATCGGCAGGATGAAAGGCCAAGCTCCTCCCCAACAACCGGCAAATACCGGCGGGGCTGGAAACACAGGAGGAACAGGAAACACCGGTGGTGCAAACACGGGTGGCGGAACGGTCTCGAATCCCGGCCTCGGCATGAAGGTCGCCCCACTGGCAAACAAGTATGCGCTCGTGATCGGCAACTCCGAGTCCAAACTGGCTGGCAATTCCGTACCGTTTGCATCCGCAAATGCCCAGGCGATCCGACTTGCGCTCACCACCAACGGCGGTTATGCAGAGGCAAACGTTGACGTCGTTCTAAACGCCACTGCTGCACAGATTAAGACCAGCGCAGAGGCGTTGGCAAGCCGCATCCCAGACGGCGCAACGATCTTCATCTACTTTGCAGGTGCAGGCACGAACATCGAGGGCAAAGACTTTCTTGCCGGTGTCGATACCGAACTGAGCACCGACACTTCGTCGATGGTGGCAAAGTCCGATATCTATCGATTCTTCCTCCTCAAGGGCGCACGTATTTTCGCGTTTTTTGAAGCCAATCGTCCAATCAACGGTGGGCGATACTTCGGAATGGAAGTTCCGACCTTCGGATCGGTTGCGCAGGGTCAAGCGACCATGCCCGGAGAGAATGTCTTCTCTTACGTTCGCAACGGTCAGGAGATCGGCATCTATGCCGACTCGATCACCCACGTCCTTGGCGATTTCCGTTCGAACCGCATTCCGATCTCGGAGTTCGGTTGGCAGGTGTTCTACCGGATGAAGGGCGGTGGAACGTCGGCACGGGGCGGTGGCGGTTCCCCACAAACGCCAACCCTGCCGTACCTGACGCTAATGAGTTCGGACGCCCAGTTCTAA
- a CDS encoding HAD family phosphatase, producing the protein MPQIRLLALDLDGTLLDPERKLTQVHIDAVRRARDAGIVIALASGRNVASIEAFAKELEIEGPMVCSNGAHVLSSPTHEIAHTSLSQNTASQLMAYALGNNLHLSIYARHDVFFPHRNRWSDIYTERVRHVVPKMMEQQSTAGIEVTKMLFADDANVIEGHVGSIQTLLKGQEVSIVRSEADYLEILPGGINKGLGLSQVVEYFGLKPEEIAAIGDYYNDLEMLQYAGFSAAMQTAPLEVQAAANLVVPSSVEGGVACFIDAFLLNERK; encoded by the coding sequence ATGCCCCAAATCAGACTCCTCGCGCTCGACCTCGACGGCACCCTGCTTGACCCCGAAAGGAAACTCACCCAGGTACACATCGACGCCGTACGTCGAGCAAGGGATGCGGGCATCGTCATCGCCCTTGCAAGTGGACGCAACGTCGCCAGCATTGAAGCCTTTGCAAAGGAGCTTGAGATCGAAGGGCCGATGGTCTGCTCAAACGGCGCTCATGTCCTATCCAGCCCGACTCACGAAATCGCCCACACCAGCCTTTCGCAAAATACGGCAAGCCAGCTAATGGCATACGCCCTGGGCAATAACCTTCACCTCAGCATCTATGCACGGCACGACGTCTTCTTCCCCCATCGAAATCGGTGGAGCGATATCTATACAGAACGGGTACGCCATGTCGTCCCCAAGATGATGGAGCAACAATCAACAGCGGGAATCGAAGTCACGAAGATGCTTTTTGCCGACGACGCTAATGTCATTGAAGGACATGTGGGAAGCATTCAAACTCTGCTCAAAGGCCAGGAAGTAAGCATCGTTCGATCCGAAGCGGATTACCTGGAGATATTGCCGGGAGGAATCAACAAAGGGCTTGGGCTGTCTCAAGTTGTCGAATACTTCGGCTTAAAACCTGAGGAAATTGCTGCTATTGGCGATTATTACAACGACTTGGAGATGCTCCAGTACGCGGGATTCAGCGCCGCAATGCAGACTGCACCCCTCGAAGTTCAGGCTGCAGCGAACTTGGTGGTTCCATCAAGCGTCGAAGGTGGGGTAGCCTGCTTCATTGACGCCTTTTTGCTAAATGAGCGAAAATAG
- a CDS encoding DUF1501 domain-containing protein, with the protein MQDRELEKEILKQITRRTFFKEVGYGVGGLALSSLLLNNGYAAEMIQQAGRQDRKDPLSPKQPHHKAKAKSIIYLFMAGAPSQVDLFDPKPMLNKHDGEPCPEEYLEGERFAFIRGVPKMLGSPYKFEKCGQSGQMVSELLPHFKEIVDDVAIVRSMKTDQFNHAPAQLFMNTGFQLPGRPSMGSWLTYGLGTESADLPGFVVLLSGISNPDGGKSCWGTGFLPSVYQGVEFRSQGDAVLFVSDPDGVTREIRRDTLDALRDLNAIHGKQTLDPEIETRIAQYELAYRMQTSVPELMDISNEPKTIHEMYGTEPGKKSFANNCLLARRLVERGVRFVQLYHRGWDHHGDAMSNDIKHGLPDMCRQVDQAAAALVKDLKQRGLLDETIVIWGGEFGRTPMNEARGGSPYPGRDHHPRAFTMWMAGGGIKPGLALGMTDELGYNIVQDPMSIHDLHATLLHQMGIDHTRLTYKSQGRNFRLTDVFGVVQQKLLS; encoded by the coding sequence ATGCAAGACCGAGAGCTCGAAAAAGAGATTCTAAAGCAAATTACCCGCCGGACCTTCTTTAAGGAGGTCGGTTATGGGGTCGGCGGCCTTGCGCTCTCCAGTCTACTTCTGAACAATGGTTACGCAGCAGAGATGATCCAGCAAGCCGGACGCCAGGACCGGAAGGATCCGCTATCCCCCAAACAGCCGCACCATAAAGCAAAGGCAAAGAGCATCATCTACCTCTTCATGGCGGGTGCGCCATCGCAGGTCGATCTCTTCGATCCTAAGCCAATGCTCAATAAGCACGACGGCGAGCCCTGCCCCGAGGAGTACCTCGAAGGCGAGCGGTTCGCGTTCATCCGAGGCGTTCCCAAAATGCTCGGCTCACCCTATAAGTTTGAGAAGTGCGGGCAGAGCGGGCAGATGGTGAGCGAGCTCCTTCCTCACTTCAAAGAGATCGTCGATGATGTGGCTATCGTGCGGTCGATGAAGACCGACCAATTCAACCACGCCCCCGCCCAACTCTTCATGAACACCGGGTTCCAACTTCCCGGACGCCCCAGCATGGGCTCATGGCTAACCTACGGCCTGGGGACGGAGAGCGCCGATCTGCCCGGCTTCGTTGTGCTGCTTTCTGGCATTAGCAACCCCGATGGCGGGAAATCGTGCTGGGGAACCGGCTTCCTCCCCAGCGTTTATCAGGGCGTGGAGTTCCGCTCTCAAGGCGATGCCGTTCTATTCGTCTCCGATCCCGATGGAGTAACCAGAGAGATTCGCCGCGATACCCTGGATGCTCTCCGCGACCTGAACGCGATCCACGGCAAGCAAACCCTCGACCCCGAAATCGAGACGCGGATCGCCCAATACGAACTCGCGTACCGGATGCAAACGAGCGTGCCCGAACTCATGGACATCTCAAATGAGCCCAAAACCATCCATGAAATGTACGGCACCGAACCCGGCAAGAAGAGCTTTGCCAACAACTGCCTCCTCGCCCGAAGACTCGTCGAGCGCGGTGTTCGCTTTGTCCAGCTCTACCACCGAGGCTGGGATCACCACGGCGACGCGATGAGCAACGACATCAAGCACGGGCTCCCCGACATGTGCCGTCAGGTCGATCAAGCTGCCGCCGCACTAGTGAAAGACCTCAAACAGCGCGGGCTGTTGGACGAAACGATCGTTATCTGGGGCGGCGAGTTTGGACGAACACCCATGAACGAGGCCCGAGGCGGATCGCCTTATCCCGGACGCGACCACCATCCCCGAGCCTTCACGATGTGGATGGCAGGCGGCGGCATCAAGCCCGGGCTCGCGCTGGGCATGACCGACGAACTGGGCTACAACATCGTTCAAGACCCGATGAGCATCCACGACCTCCACGCAACACTCCTGCACCAAATGGGCATCGACCACACACGTCTCACCTACAAATCGCAAGGACGCAACTTCCGGCTGACGGATGTGTTTGGCGTGGTCCAGCAAAAGCTGCTTTCCTAA
- a CDS encoding PSD1 domain-containing protein, with product MPNRKRLFIGLLAVIPYAIVVGGQTTTPRAKVDFAREIAPIFKAHCTSCHSSTQQSGSLRLDTAAGIAKGGVSGKLFTAGKGAQSLLIERIEGKGGKPRMPMGFAPLTKAQTDLIVRWINEGGVTSEAADPAKHWAYQKPVRPAVPPVKDPAWVKNPIDNFVLSRLQKGAISPSPEASKETLIRRVTLDLTGLPPTLSEIDAFLADKRPDAYERVVDRLLASPHYGERQARIWLDLARYADTNGYEADFIRTAYKYRDWVIDAFNKNIPYDQFTIEQIAGDLLPNATVDQLVATGFNRNTMFNSEGGVHPDEAMYETVIDRVGTTSTVWLGTTMACARCHDHKYDPFSQKDFYRMYAFFGNNEYTQGGDYNVGSKKYYEPTIQVPGPETKAKIAKLEEEIGKLESVLQTMTPELAEAYQKWASALSVSSGWQKPDNLQAASAGATLLDGDTVVATETAKQPITLRLSSSQKPITAIRIYAIPDDSLPKGGPGLSSGGNFILSKVEFVVNGQPVKIEKATVDFIQDGYSVDGLFDDNGDTGWAIYPQAGKQHELMLILSQPVPAGQTSELRLDHSSPSWPMHIIGRMKIRVIDATDPMVLNAPPNLFVRIANPTRSGREREEFLKAFRELTPLLKPTRDRLAAAKAELQTIKQNIPVAMVMRDKPSQGPLKAFVHHRGEFLSKEEEVTAGTPTILPPLPPNVRADRLALAKWLVNKSNPLTARVQVNRMWEQYFGHGLVETSEDFGTQSSPPTHPELLDWLATEFMANGWDMKKMHRLIVTSNTYRQSSSSTPYLLSRDPQNKLYARGPRFRMEAEMIRDTALTASGLISLEIGGPSVMPEQPAGIWDSPYSGERWQKAAGENQYRRGLYTFWKRTSPYPSFMAFDATSRESCTVRRIRTNTPLQALALLNDKAYLEAATALANRMDKADPEIKKKLNFGFRLCTGRHAQAAEMNRLIAAYNQLHDRYKKSPEEAKKLGGSPEMAALTMIGNILLNLDETITKG from the coding sequence GTGCCGAATCGAAAGCGCCTCTTCATCGGCCTGCTAGCCGTCATTCCCTACGCCATCGTCGTGGGAGGCCAAACGACGACTCCAAGGGCTAAGGTGGACTTTGCCCGAGAGATCGCCCCAATCTTTAAGGCTCACTGCACTTCATGCCACAGCAGCACCCAGCAAAGCGGTTCGCTCCGACTCGATACGGCTGCTGGCATCGCCAAAGGGGGCGTCAGCGGAAAGCTCTTCACCGCCGGAAAGGGCGCTCAGTCCCTGCTTATCGAACGCATAGAAGGCAAGGGCGGCAAACCGCGAATGCCGATGGGCTTTGCCCCGCTAACCAAGGCACAGACCGATCTGATCGTCCGGTGGATAAACGAAGGTGGGGTCACTTCTGAAGCCGCCGACCCTGCCAAGCATTGGGCTTACCAAAAACCCGTGCGACCTGCCGTTCCGCCTGTAAAGGACCCGGCTTGGGTGAAGAACCCGATTGATAACTTCGTCTTGTCGCGATTGCAGAAGGGAGCAATCTCTCCCTCGCCCGAAGCCTCAAAAGAAACGCTGATCCGCCGCGTCACTCTTGACCTCACTGGGCTACCCCCAACCCTGAGCGAGATCGACGCATTCCTCGCCGATAAGCGGCCCGACGCGTACGAGCGTGTTGTCGATAGGCTCCTCGCCTCACCTCACTATGGCGAACGACAAGCACGGATTTGGCTTGATCTAGCCCGATACGCCGACACCAATGGTTACGAGGCCGATTTCATCCGCACCGCCTACAAATACCGCGATTGGGTGATAGACGCTTTCAACAAGAACATCCCCTACGACCAGTTCACGATTGAACAGATCGCGGGCGACCTCTTGCCGAACGCAACTGTCGATCAACTTGTCGCAACCGGTTTCAATCGCAACACGATGTTCAACAGTGAGGGCGGAGTCCATCCCGATGAGGCGATGTACGAAACCGTCATCGACCGCGTTGGAACAACGTCAACCGTCTGGCTGGGCACGACGATGGCGTGTGCAAGGTGTCACGATCACAAGTACGACCCGTTTAGCCAAAAAGACTTCTATCGCATGTACGCCTTCTTCGGCAACAACGAGTACACGCAAGGCGGCGATTACAACGTTGGCTCGAAGAAATACTACGAGCCAACGATCCAGGTCCCCGGTCCAGAAACAAAAGCAAAGATCGCCAAGCTTGAGGAGGAGATAGGAAAACTGGAGTCGGTTTTGCAGACGATGACGCCAGAACTGGCTGAGGCCTACCAGAAGTGGGCTTCAGCGCTCTCAGTGTCTTCTGGTTGGCAAAAGCCCGACAACTTACAGGCAGCTTCAGCCGGTGCGACGCTCCTCGACGGCGATACGGTCGTGGCGACGGAAACGGCAAAGCAACCCATCACTTTGCGACTCTCAAGCAGTCAAAAGCCGATCACCGCTATTCGCATCTACGCCATACCCGACGACTCGCTCCCCAAAGGCGGCCCCGGGCTTTCCAGCGGCGGCAACTTTATCCTGTCGAAGGTTGAATTCGTCGTCAACGGTCAACCCGTTAAGATCGAAAAGGCAACCGTTGACTTCATCCAGGACGGCTACTCTGTCGATGGATTATTTGACGACAATGGCGACACTGGATGGGCTATCTATCCACAGGCAGGAAAACAGCACGAGCTCATGCTTATCCTAAGCCAGCCGGTCCCAGCAGGCCAAACCTCCGAGTTAAGACTCGATCATAGTTCGCCAAGCTGGCCCATGCACATCATCGGCAGAATGAAGATCCGTGTGATCGACGCAACCGATCCCATGGTCTTAAACGCCCCTCCAAATCTATTCGTTCGTATAGCAAACCCCACTCGTTCTGGCAGGGAACGTGAGGAGTTTCTCAAAGCATTTAGAGAGCTGACCCCCCTCCTCAAGCCGACGAGGGATCGACTTGCTGCCGCAAAGGCCGAACTGCAAACGATCAAACAGAACATCCCCGTGGCCATGGTCATGCGCGATAAGCCATCCCAAGGCCCCCTCAAAGCGTTTGTCCACCATCGAGGCGAGTTCCTGAGCAAAGAAGAGGAGGTCACAGCGGGGACGCCGACAATCCTGCCGCCCCTCCCACCGAATGTCCGTGCCGACCGGCTCGCCCTCGCCAAATGGCTCGTGAACAAATCTAATCCCCTCACGGCCCGGGTGCAAGTGAACCGGATGTGGGAACAGTACTTCGGGCATGGCCTGGTCGAAACAAGCGAGGACTTTGGCACGCAAAGCTCCCCGCCAACTCACCCAGAACTTCTCGACTGGCTGGCAACCGAGTTCATGGCAAACGGCTGGGACATGAAGAAGATGCACCGTCTGATTGTAACGTCGAACACCTACCGACAGTCTTCATCTTCCACACCCTATCTCCTCAGCCGCGACCCCCAAAACAAGCTCTACGCCAGGGGTCCACGTTTCCGTATGGAGGCTGAGATGATCCGAGACACCGCCCTGACCGCCAGCGGCCTCATCAGTCTGGAAATCGGCGGTCCGAGCGTCATGCCCGAGCAACCGGCTGGCATCTGGGACAGCCCCTATAGCGGCGAGCGTTGGCAAAAGGCAGCAGGCGAAAACCAATACCGCCGCGGACTCTACACCTTCTGGAAGCGCACATCGCCCTACCCCAGCTTCATGGCCTTCGACGCCACCAGTCGGGAGTCATGTACGGTTCGCAGAATCCGCACCAACACACCTCTCCAAGCTCTTGCCCTCCTCAACGACAAGGCTTATCTTGAGGCAGCAACCGCGCTGGCAAATCGGATGGACAAAGCGGACCCCGAGATCAAGAAAAAGCTCAACTTTGGCTTCCGACTGTGCACGGGAAGACATGCCCAAGCCGCCGAAATGAATCGACTCATTGCAGCCTACAACCAGCTGCATGACCGCTACAAAAAGAGCCCCGAGGAAGCAAAGAAACTCGGGGGGTCGCCCGAGATGGCGGCCCTAACCATGATCGGAAACATCCTCCTCAACCTCGACGAAACCATCACCAAAGGATAG
- a CDS encoding purine-binding chemotaxis protein CheW yields MSASSVLSQEEQMVVFQLDTELFSIDIFRVNEIIRLREITPIPGTDAHIRGLVNLRGKTIPVVDLRVRFGMPEFEEKNSTRIIVVEMESGNVGIIVDAVREVFTVQPEQVENTPALISTVDMEFVRGVAKHSDHLVTLLNLDQALAA; encoded by the coding sequence ATGTCAGCAAGCAGCGTTTTATCTCAAGAAGAGCAGATGGTCGTTTTTCAACTCGACACCGAACTCTTCAGTATCGACATTTTCCGAGTTAACGAAATCATTCGTTTGCGTGAGATCACGCCCATCCCAGGGACAGATGCACACATCCGCGGCCTTGTGAACCTTCGAGGGAAGACAATCCCCGTGGTTGATCTCCGAGTACGGTTCGGGATGCCCGAATTTGAAGAGAAGAACAGCACTCGCATCATCGTTGTCGAGATGGAGTCTGGCAATGTCGGCATCATCGTCGATGCCGTTCGTGAAGTCTTTACTGTTCAGCCCGAACAGGTGGAAAACACTCCGGCCCTTATCTCAACAGTGGATATGGAGTTTGTACGTGGCGTTGCCAAGCACAGCGATCACCTCGTAACCCTCCTCAACCTTGACCAAGCGCTTGCAGCCTAG